A genomic region of Halomonas aestuarii contains the following coding sequences:
- the murJ gene encoding murein biosynthesis integral membrane protein MurJ yields MRSGLVVSVMTMLSRVMGLLRDVVIATLFGAGDGADAFFVAFKIPNFLRRLFAEGAFNQAFVPVLSEYATRGSRREVKELLDAVAGSLTAVLALITALAMLAAPWLVWAFAPGFGRDPEKLALTADMLRLTFPYLLLISLTAFAGSTLNTWNRFAVPAFTPVLLNLSLIGAALLLTPMFDEPAMALAWGVLIAGGAQLAFQVPFLARLGLLPRPWPDFAHSGVRRILRLMAPALFGVSVSQINLLLDTVLASLLAAGSVSWLYYSDRLVELPLGVFGIAIGTVILPALSKRHAEQSGEHFAAMLDWAIRTVLLLGLPAALALSVLAEPLLISLFHYGAMTERDIAMAAMSLRAYAVGLVAFMLIKVLAPGFFARQDTATPVKVGIVAMVANMVFNLILIWPLAHAGLALATSLSAFLNAGLLGWLLRKQGVLVFQPGWGRYGVQLLGGCTVMGLGLAWLSPDWQAWLGWSVWTRAGWMAALVSAGAAVYFAWLAAFGIRLRHFRMKG; encoded by the coding sequence CGCCGAGGGCGCCTTCAACCAGGCCTTCGTGCCGGTGCTCTCGGAGTACGCCACCCGCGGCAGCCGGCGGGAGGTGAAGGAGCTGCTCGACGCGGTGGCCGGCAGCCTCACCGCGGTGCTGGCGCTCATCACGGCGCTGGCCATGCTGGCGGCCCCCTGGCTCGTCTGGGCCTTCGCGCCGGGCTTCGGCCGCGACCCGGAGAAGCTGGCGCTGACCGCCGACATGCTTCGGCTGACCTTTCCCTACCTGCTGCTGATCTCGCTGACGGCCTTCGCCGGCAGCACGCTCAATACCTGGAACCGCTTCGCCGTGCCGGCCTTCACCCCGGTGCTGCTCAACCTGTCGCTGATCGGGGCCGCGCTGCTGCTGACGCCGATGTTCGACGAGCCGGCCATGGCCCTGGCCTGGGGCGTGCTGATCGCCGGCGGCGCCCAGCTGGCCTTCCAGGTGCCCTTCCTGGCGCGACTGGGGCTGCTGCCGCGGCCCTGGCCCGACTTCGCCCACAGCGGGGTGCGGCGCATCCTGCGGCTGATGGCGCCGGCATTGTTCGGGGTCTCGGTGTCGCAGATCAACCTGCTGCTTGACACCGTGCTGGCCTCGCTGCTCGCGGCGGGCAGCGTCTCCTGGCTCTACTACTCGGATCGCCTCGTGGAGCTGCCGCTGGGGGTGTTCGGCATCGCCATCGGCACGGTGATCCTGCCGGCGCTCTCCAAGCGTCACGCCGAGCAGTCCGGCGAGCATTTCGCGGCCATGCTCGACTGGGCGATCCGCACCGTGCTGCTGCTCGGCCTGCCCGCCGCCCTGGCCCTGTCCGTGCTGGCCGAGCCGCTGCTGATCTCGCTGTTCCACTATGGCGCCATGACCGAGCGCGACATCGCCATGGCCGCCATGAGCCTGCGCGCCTACGCTGTCGGGCTGGTCGCCTTCATGCTGATCAAGGTGCTGGCGCCCGGCTTCTTCGCCCGCCAGGACACCGCCACGCCGGTGAAGGTCGGCATCGTCGCCATGGTCGCCAACATGGTCTTCAACCTGATCCTGATATGGCCCCTGGCCCACGCCGGCCTGGCGCTGGCCACCTCGCTCTCGGCCTTCCTCAACGCCGGGTTGCTGGGCTGGCTGCTCAGGAAGCAGGGCGTGCTGGTCTTCCAGCCGGGCTGGGGGCGCTACGGCGTGCAGCTCCTCGGCGGCTGCACCGTGATGGGGCTGGGGCTCGCCTGGCTCTCGCCCGACTGGCAGGCCTGGCTCGGCTGGAGCGTCTGGACACGCGCCGGCTGGATGGCGGCGCTGGTGTCGGCCGGCGCGGCGGTCTATTTCGCCTGGCTGGCCGCCTTCGGGATACGCCTTCGCCACTTCCGCATGAAGGGCTAG